Proteins encoded together in one Bactrocera neohumeralis isolate Rockhampton chromosome 4, APGP_CSIRO_Bneo_wtdbg2-racon-allhic-juicebox.fasta_v2, whole genome shotgun sequence window:
- the LOC126754889 gene encoding trypsin-like, with amino-acid sequence MFKTFSCRILMLLVVYQINLSHAIGVIGGVKTTITDHPYVVSLQLANGTHVCGGALIKKNIAVTAAQCFVFQDPSQLYVRLGTGNYATDGELISISSYIINENFDFTTMDSDVAVLKLVKNVAKSSAKREIKVAGEKPKTDRSGVVTGWSQSRQLEDVTVRIINAKKCRSGEYVYNEDDITDNMFCAQAYNRYVCGGEPGSPLVYKKKLIGLVSWGYGCGNVGNPAVYTNVNKLRKWIKKTIKKL; translated from the coding sequence atgtttaaaacctTCAGCTGTCGCATTTTAATGCTTTTGGTCGTGTACCAAATCAACTTATCACATGCCATTGGAGTTATTGGCGGTGTAAAGACAACTATTACGGATCATCCATATGTGGTTTCTCTGCAATTGGCCAACGGCACACATGTTTGTGGTGGTGCTCTAATTAAGAAGAATATTGCCGTCACAGCTGCACAATGCTTCGTTTTTCAGGATCCCAGCCAGCTTTATGTACGTCTTGGCACTGGCAATTATGCTACTGATGGCGAACTCATATCAATTAGTTCTTATATAATCAATGAGAATTTCGATTTTACCACCATGGACAGTGATGTGGCCGTATTGAAGTTGGTGAAAAATGTGGCAAAATCATCAGCGAAGCGTGAGATAAAGGTGGCTGGAGAAAAACCGAAGACCGACAGAAGTGGCGTGGTCACCGGTTGGAGTCAAAGTCGACAATTGGAAGATGTGACTGTGCGCATAATTAATGCAAAGAAATGCAGATCCGGGGAATATGTTTACAATGAAGACGATATAACGGATAACATGTTTTGCGCTCAGGCCTATAATAGGTACGTTTGCGGTGGTGAACCGGGTAGTCCTTTGGTGTATAAGAAGAAGTTGATCGGTTTGGTATCATGGGGTTATGGTTGTGGCAATGTAGGCAATCCAGCCGTATACACAAATGTAAATAAGCTACGAAAATGGATCAAAAAGACGATAAAAAAGCTGTAG
- the LOC126754878 gene encoding trypsin eta-like, whose product MSHTSISLIFIAFMIVDFGAAYDNTRLQLNQNRIIGGDDVSIVHYAHQVSLRRKTCQECAYLHLCGGNILNEDTILTAAHCVIDRDIRNFTVVAGTGQRTGGDGTVMLIEKIVTHERYNASITDYDVALLFLATPLTLDGVFTTMIQLVQSTPEIGAKATITGWGTLSEGGVAALQLQAANVFVRAQCSAAYGDRFTAAMLCAAAKDSGKDACQMDAGGPLLVENQLAGIISWAIGCARPESPGVYVNVSHVRQWIELTVAANSLYKF is encoded by the coding sequence ATGTCACATACGAGTATATCACTAATTTTCATCGCTTTCATGATCGTGGATTTTGGCGCAGCATATGACAACACACGTCTACAGCTAAATCAAAACCGCATCATAGGCGGCGATGATGTATCGATTGTACATTATGCGCATCAGGTCTCGCTGCGCCGTAAGACCTGCCAGGAATGCGCTTATTTGCACCTGTGTGGCGGCAACATACTCAACGAGGACACTATACTGACAGCTGCGCATTGTGTGATCGATCGTGATATTCGTAACTTCACCGTGGTCGCTGGTACCGGCCAACGCACCGGTGGTGATGGCACTGTTATgctaatagaaaaaattgtcaCACACGAACGTTACAATGCCTCCATAACGGATTATGATGTTGCTTTACTTTTCCTTGCCACACCGTTGACATTGGATGGGGTATTTACGACAATGATACAATTGGTGCAGAGCACGCCAGAGATTGGTGCAAAGGCCACCATCACCGGTTGGGGTACGCTGTCTGAAGGTGGTGTGGCTGCGCTGCAATTGCAGGCTGCCAATGTGTTCGTGCGTGCGCAATGCAGCGCGGCGTATGGCGATCGTTTTACAGCTGCTATGCTGTGCGCCGCTGCGAAGGACAGTGGAAAGGATGCTTGCCAAATGGATGCGGGTGGCCCATTATTGGTGGAGAATCAGTTGGCCGGCATAATTTCGTGGGCCATAGGCTGTGCACGGCCCGAAAGCCCAGGAGTTTACGTGAATGTGTCGCATGTGCGTCAGTGGATCGAGTTAACTGTGGCAGCTAACTCGTTGTATAAGTTTTAA
- the LOC126754881 gene encoding trypsin-like, with protein sequence MQRFLVFGALLSTGLCSFISDKFSGRIVGGVDTTIEQHPYQISIWLVEEQAHFCGGSIISENFVLSATHCLLGFEPYELRVRLGSTNSTNGGLLVEVAAIKTHTGFSGITAMNDIGLLKLAKPVAQTNSIRYIDLADTVPATGTPAVVSGWGVKCSLCFRTPVILQAVDVNIVQREDCASSTYKYGDQIRESMVCAYALKKDACSGDSGGPLVAEGKLVGVVSWSEGCAKKDYPGVYASVPELRQWISSAIAELSSEEAYKVSYL encoded by the coding sequence ATGCAACGGTTTTTAGTGTTTGGGGCTCTACTTAGCACGGGCTTGTGCTCTTTCATTTCTGATAAATTCAGTGGACGTATTGTCGGTGGTGTGGACACTACTATAGAGCAACATCCATACCAGATTTCAATATGGCTGGTTGAAGAACAAGCGCACTTCTGCGGTGGCAGTATTATCAGTGAGAACTTTGTGCTCTCAGCTACTCACTGTCTACTCGGCTTTGAACCATACGAACTGCGTGTACGCTTAGGTTCGACGAACTCAACTAATGGCGGTCTCTTAGTCGAAGTAGCCGCTATAAAGACACACACTGGTTTTAGCGGTATTACCGCAATGAATGATATTGGTTTGTTGAAGTTGGCAAAACCGGTGGCTCAGACGAATAGCATTCGCTATATCGATCTCGCCGATACGGTACCAGCCACCGGCACACCTGCTGTCGTCTCCGGTTGGGGTGTCAAGTGTAGCTTGTGCTTTAGAACGCCAGTTATCTTACAAGCTGTAGATGTCAATATTGTACAACGTGAAGATTGTGCCTCAAGTACTTATAAATATGGCGACCAAATTCGAGAATCTATGGTTTGTGCTTATGCATTGAAGAAGGATGCCTGCTCTGGTGATTCGGGTGGTCCGTTGGTGGCTGAAGGCAAGTTGGTTGGTGTTGTTTCGTGGTCGGAAGGCTGTGCCAAAAAGGATTATCCTGGTGTTTATGCCAGTGTACCAGAATTACGTCAGTGGATATCTAGCGCTATAGCGGAGTTATCGAGTGAGGAGGCATATAAAGTttcttatttgtaa
- the LOC126754884 gene encoding trypsin-like: MLRLTILCALLSTAFGAYMSTELAGRIVGGVATTIEEHPYQVSLSTKLGGHFCGGSLIAADIVVTAAHCLQSFKATSIRIRAGATNNRRGGQVINVAAAKYHPAYNPSTIENDVGILKLATPIQESESVGFIELAETTPPTGTPAVVTGWGTKCYSWCLIPPTILQAVELDIVQREDCASSAYKYGDLIKESMVCAYALKKDSCQGDSGGPLVADGKLVGIVSWGYACAKKGYPGVYSDVATLRSWILNAITEI; the protein is encoded by the coding sequence ATGTTACGCCTTACGATTCTTTGTGCATTGCTCAGCACTGCATTCGGTGCGTACATGTCAACCGAACTAGCTGGACGTATTGTTGGTGGAGTCGCCACTACCATCGAAGAGCATCCTTATCAAGTTTCACTCTCTACGAAGTTGGGCGGCCATTTTTGTGGCGGCAGCTTAATAGCGGCCGATATCGTCGTCACTGCCGCACATTGCTTGCAGAGCTTCAAAGCCACCAGTATACGTATACGTGCCGGTGCGACCAACAATAGACGAGGTGGCCAAGTTATAAATGTTGCGGCTGCTAAATATCATCCAGCTTACAATCCCAGTACAATTGAAAATGATGTGGGCATACTGAAACTAGCGACGCCAATCCAAGAATCCGAGAGTGTTGGTTTTATAGAGTTGGCTGAGACGACCCCGCCTACTGGCACGCCAGCTGTGGTAACGGGTTGGGGTACCAAATGTTATAGTTGGTGCTTGATACCGCCCACCATTTTGCAGGCCGTCGAGCTGGATATTGTACAGCGTGAAGATTGCGCTTCCAGCGCCTACAAGTATGGTGATCTGATCAAGGAGAGTATGGTGTGTGCCTATGCATTGAAAAAAGACTCATGTCAGGGCGATTCGGGTGGTCCCTTAGTGGCGGATGGCAAACTTGTTGGTATCGTATCCTGGGGTTATGCGTGCGCTAAGAAAGGTTATCCGGGTGTTTATAGCGACGTTGCCACACTTCGCAGTTGGATATTGAATGCAATAACGGAAATTTAA
- the LOC126754886 gene encoding trypsin-like — MFRLVALFALVSLACGAAMPDDLDGRIVNGVDTTIAQHPYQVSLQTASGSHFCGGSIINENTIVTAAHCLQSYSASQIRVRLGSTNYKTGGELVAVSSFTYHPGYNSKTMVNDVGIVRLATPVAESANIRYIKLAQTTPATGTSAVVTGWGTKCYLTCLTLPTTLQEVSVDIVDQLDCASSQYKYGTSILDTMVCAYALNKDACQGDSGGPLVANNQLVGVVSWGNGCAKSGYPGVYSDVASLYSWIVAATA; from the coding sequence atgtttcgtCTAGTAGCCTTATTCGCACTCGTTAGCCTGGCCTGTGGTGCCGCTATGCCCGATGACTTAGATGGGCGCATTGTTAACGGTGTAGACACCACCATTGCTCAGCACCCTTATCAGGTGTCGTTGCAAACTGCTAGCGGTTCACACTTCTGCGGTGGTAGCATTATCAATGAGAACACCATCGTCACCGCCGCTCATTGCTTGCAATCCTACTCAGCTAGCCAAATACGCGTACGTTTGGGCTCAACCAATTACAAGACCGGCGGTGAACTGGTTGCTGTAAGCTCATTCACCTACCATCCAGGATACAACAGCAAAACTATGGTCAATGATGTCGGTATTGTGCGTTTGGCTACACCAGTCGCTGAATCGGCGAACATTCGTTACATTAAATTGGCGCAGACCACACCAGCAACTGGAACCTCCGCTGTGGTCACTGGTTGGGGCACTAAATGCTACCTTACCTGCTTGACTTTGCCGACAACATTGCAAGAGGTCTCCGTGGATATTGTGGATCAACTGGATTGCGCTTCTAGCCAGTACAAATATGGTACATCAATTTTGGACACCATGGTCTGTGCTTATGCTTTGAACAAGGACGCTTGCCAAGGTGACTCCGGTGGTCCACTGGTCGCTAACAACCAATTGGTCGGTGTGGTGTCTTGGGGCAATGGTTGTGCCAAATCGGGTTATCCTGGTGTATATTCTGATGTGGCTTCACTCTACTCATGGATTGTGGCAGCTACTgcttaa
- the LOC126754888 gene encoding trypsin-like — MFRLVALFALVSLACGAAMPDDLDGRIVNGVDTTIAQHPYQVSLQTASGSHFCGGSIINENTIVTAAHCLQSYSASQIRVRLGSTNYKTGGELVAVSSFTYHPGYNSKTMVNDVGIVRLATPVAESANIRYIKLAQTTPATGTSAVVTGWGTKCYLTCLTLPTTLQEVSVDIVDQLDCASSQYKYGTSILDTMVCAYALNKDACQGDSGGPLVANNELVGVVSWGNGCAKSGYPGVYSDVASLYSWIVAATA; from the coding sequence atgtttcgtCTAGTAGCCTTATTCGCACTCGTTAGCCTGGCCTGTGGTGCCGCTATGCCCGATGACTTAGATGGGCGCATTGTTAACGGTGTAGACACCACCATTGCTCAGCACCCTTATCAGGTGTCGTTGCAAACTGCTAGCGGTTCACACTTCTGCGGTGGTAGCATTATCAATGAGAACACCATCGTCACCGCCGCTCATTGCTTGCAATCCTACTCAGCTAGCCAAATACGCGTACGTTTGGGCTCAACCAATTACAAGACCGGCGGTGAACTGGTTGCTGTAAGCTCATTCACCTACCATCCAGGATACAACAGCAAAACTATGGTCAATGATGTCGGTATTGTGCGTTTGGCTACACCAGTGGCTGAATCGGCGAACATTCGATACATTAAATTGGCGCAGACCACACCAGCCACCGGAACCTCAGCTGTGGTCACTGGTTGGGGCACTAAATGCTACCTTACCTGCTTGACTTTGCCGACAACATTGCAAGAGGTCTCCGTGGATATTGTGGATCAACTTGATTGCGCTTCCAGCCAGTACAAATATGGTACATCAATTTTGGACACCATGGTCTGTGCTTATGCTTTGAACAAGGACGCTTGCCAAGGTGACTCCGGTGGTCCACTGGTCGCTAACAATGAATTGGTCGGTGTGGTGTCTTGGGGCAATGGCTGTGCCAAATCTGGTTATCCTGGTGTATATTCTGATGTGGCTTCACTCTACTCATGGATTGTGGCAGCTACTgcttaa
- the LOC126754887 gene encoding trypsin-like, producing MFRLVALFALVSLACGAAMPDDLDGRIVNGVDTTIAQHPYQVSLQTASGSHFCGGSIINENTIVTAAHCLQSYSASQIRVRLGSTNYKTGGELVAVSSFTYHPGYNSKTMVNDVGIVRLATPVAESANIRYIKLAQTTPATGTSAVVTGWGTKCYLTCLTLPTTLQEVSVDIVDQLDCASSQYKYGTSILDTMVCAYALNKDACQGDSGGPLVANNELVGVVSWGNGCAKSGYPGVYSDVASLYSWIVAATA from the coding sequence atgtttcgtCTAGTAGCCTTATTCGCACTCGTTAGCCTGGCCTGTGGTGCCGCTATGCCCGATGACTTAGATGGGCGCATTGTTAACGGTGTAGACACCACCATTGCTCAGCACCCTTATCAGGTGTCGTTGCAAACTGCTAGCGGTTCACACTTCTGCGGTGGTAGCATTATCAATGAGAACACCATCGTCACCGCCGCTCATTGCTTGCAATCCTACTCAGCTAGCCAAATACGCGTACGTTTGGGCTCAACCAATTACAAGACCGGCGGTGAACTGGTTGCTGTAAGCTCATTCACCTACCATCCAGGATACAACAGCAAAACTATGGTCAATGATGTCGGTATTGTGCGTTTGGCTACACCAGTCGCTGAATCGGCGAACATTCGCTACATAAAATTGGCGCAGACCACACCAGCAACTGGAACCTCAGCTGTGGTCACTGGTTGGGGCACTAAATGCTACCTTACCTGCTTGACTTTGCCGACAACATTGCAAGAGGTCTCCGTGGATATTGTGGATCAACTGGATTGCGCTTCTAGCCAGTACAAATATGGTACATCAATTTTGGACACCATGGTCTGTGCTTATGCTTTGAACAAGGACGCTTGTCAAGGTGACTCCGGTGGTCCACTGGTCGCTAACAATGAATTGGTCGGTGTGGTGTCTTGGGGTAATGGCTGTGCCAAATCGGGTTATCCTGGTGTATATTCTGATGTGGCTTCACTCTACTCATGGATTGTGGCAGCTACTgcttaa
- the LOC126754885 gene encoding trypsin-like, translating into MFRFVAIFLLFNVAFGEILINDFNGRIVSGEETTIDLHPYQISLQSKSGHFCGGSIINEDTVVTAAHCLQTTTADQLQVRLGSTSHKSGGKLVNVRAFYAHPGYNKNQRQNDVAIVKLAEPVAQSASIRYIELAEETPVSGTTAVVSGWGVKCYFWCVSLPTSLLKVDVNIVSRADCASKDYKYGSSKILPTMVCAYEAKSDACQGDSGGPLAAEGKLVGIVSWGNGCAKEGYPGVYADVAELRSWILEIAASL; encoded by the coding sequence ATGTTTCGCTTCGTAGCAATTTTTCTGCTCTTCAACGTCGCCTTTGGCGAAATCCTAATAAACGATTTCAATGGGCGCATTGTCAGCGGCGAGGAAACCACTATTGATTTGCATCCCTACCAGATCTCATTGCAAAGCAAGAGTGGACATTTTTGCGGTGGCAGCATTATCAACGAGGACACTGTTGTGACTGCAGCACATTGTCTGCAAACTACTACGGCCGATCAGTTGCAAGTTCGCTTGGGTTCCACCAGTCACAAGAGTGGTGGTAAATTGGTGAATGTTCGTGCTTTTTACGCACATCCTGGTTACAACAAGAATCAACGACAAAACGATGTTGCCATTGTGAAATTGGCCGAACCCGTAGCTCAGTCGGCAAGCATACGTTACATTGAATTGGCTGAAGAAACTCCGGTATCTGGTACGACTGCGGTTGTTAGTGGTTGGGGCGTCAAATGCTACTTTTGGTGCGTTTCACTACCCACTTCATTGCTAAAGGTCGACGTCAACATTGTATCTCGGGCAGACTGTGCCTCTAAGGATTACAAATATGGTTCCTCAAAAATTTTACCAACAATGGTATGCGCTTATGAAGCCAAGAGTGATGCGTGTCAGGGCGATTCTGGTGGTCCATTGGCGGCAGAAGGCAAACTGGTCGGTATTGTATCCTGGGGTAATGGTTGCGCGAAGGAAGGCTATCCAGGCGTTTATGCTGATGTGGCTGAGCTACGTTCTTGGATTTTGGAAATTGCTGCCAGTTTATAA